The following proteins come from a genomic window of Sphingobium cloacae:
- the rpsE gene encoding 30S ribosomal protein S5, whose amino-acid sequence MADENEIQAQPGAPAAVEGGEQTEGRGPGRGRGRGGDRNRGERGGRGRRDDRRGNRDEEQGEELIEKLVHINRVSKTVKGGKRFGFAALVVVGDGKGRAGFGHGKAREVPEAISKATASAKKAMVRIPLKEGRTLHHDGLGHFGAGKVTVRSAPAGTGIIAGGPMRAVFESLGVADVVTKSNGTSNPYNMIRATFEALGEQTSPKSVAQRRGKKVADLLRRGGASVEVAQADAEAIVE is encoded by the coding sequence ATGGCTGACGAAAACGAAATCCAGGCCCAGCCGGGCGCACCCGCCGCCGTCGAAGGCGGCGAGCAGACCGAAGGTCGCGGTCCCGGCCGTGGCCGCGGCCGTGGCGGCGACCGCAACCGTGGCGAGCGCGGCGGCCGTGGCCGTCGCGACGATCGGCGCGGCAACCGCGACGAGGAACAGGGCGAAGAGCTGATCGAGAAGCTGGTTCACATCAACCGCGTCTCGAAGACGGTGAAGGGCGGCAAGCGCTTCGGCTTCGCGGCGCTGGTCGTCGTGGGCGACGGCAAGGGTCGCGCCGGCTTCGGCCATGGCAAGGCGCGCGAAGTGCCCGAAGCCATCAGCAAGGCGACCGCTTCGGCCAAGAAGGCGATGGTCCGCATTCCGCTGAAGGAAGGCCGCACGCTGCACCATGATGGCCTCGGCCATTTCGGCGCGGGCAAGGTGACGGTCCGTTCGGCGCCTGCCGGTACGGGTATCATCGCGGGCGGTCCTATGCGCGCGGTGTTCGAGAGCCTGGGCGTCGCGGACGTCGTGACCAAGTCCAACGGCACGTCCAACCCCTATAACATGATCCGTGCGACCTTCGAGGCGCTGGGCGAGCAGACCAGCCCCAAGTCGGTGGCGCAGCGCCGTGGCAAGAAGGTCGCCGATCTTCTGCGTCGCGGTGGGGCCTCGGTCGAAGTCGCGCAGGCCGACGCCGAAGCGATTGTGGAGTAA
- a CDS encoding adenylate kinase produces MNIILLGPPGAGKGTQASRLVEDRGMVQLSTGDMLRAAVKAGTPIGLKAKAVMEAGELVSDEIVSGIIGEALDALAPETGVIFDGYPRTEAQAHSLDTILADRNRTLDHVIELDVDEDALVERITGRFTCATCGAGYHDLFKTPKVEGECDKCHGHEFKRRPDDNEETVRTRMAEYRAKTAPILPIYEARGIVSRVDGMADMADVTAAIAAILDGKAA; encoded by the coding sequence ATGAATATCATTCTGCTCGGCCCTCCGGGCGCCGGTAAAGGTACGCAGGCCAGCCGTCTGGTCGAAGATCGCGGCATGGTGCAGCTTTCCACCGGCGACATGCTGCGCGCGGCGGTCAAGGCGGGCACGCCCATCGGCCTCAAGGCCAAGGCTGTGATGGAAGCGGGCGAACTGGTGTCGGACGAGATCGTGTCGGGCATCATCGGCGAGGCGCTGGATGCGCTGGCGCCGGAAACCGGCGTCATCTTCGACGGCTATCCCCGCACGGAGGCGCAGGCTCATTCGCTCGACACGATCCTGGCGGACCGCAACCGCACGCTTGACCATGTGATCGAACTGGATGTGGACGAGGACGCGCTGGTGGAACGCATCACCGGCCGCTTCACTTGCGCGACCTGCGGTGCAGGCTATCATGACCTGTTCAAGACGCCGAAGGTCGAGGGCGAGTGCGACAAGTGCCATGGCCATGAATTCAAGCGCCGCCCGGACGACAATGAGGAAACCGTCCGCACCCGCATGGCCGAATATCGCGCCAAGACCGCGCCGATCCTCCCCATCTACGAAGCGCGCGGCATCGTCAGCCGCGTGGACGGCATGGCGGACATGGCGGACGTGACGGCCGCCATCGCAGCCATCCTGGACGGCAAGGCCGCCTGA
- the rpsH gene encoding 30S ribosomal protein S8 yields MALTDPLGDMLTRIRNGQQAKKDSVVSPASKLRARVLDVLQREGYIRGYSEEALGKHPGLRIELKYFEGQPAIKHVARVSKPGRRVYSGSKELPIVRNGLGITIVSTPRGVLSDAEAREQNVGGEVLAEVF; encoded by the coding sequence ATGGCATTGACCGATCCCCTGGGTGATATGCTCACCCGCATCCGCAACGGGCAGCAGGCGAAGAAGGACAGCGTGGTTTCCCCCGCGTCCAAGCTTCGCGCCCGCGTGCTCGACGTGCTCCAGCGCGAAGGCTATATCCGTGGCTATTCCGAGGAAGCGCTCGGCAAACATCCCGGCCTGCGCATTGAGCTCAAATATTTCGAGGGCCAGCCGGCGATCAAGCATGTCGCCCGCGTGTCCAAGCCCGGCCGCCGCGTCTATTCGGGTTCCAAGGAACTGCCGATCGTGCGCAATGGCCTGGGCATCACCATTGTCTCGACGCCTCGCGGCGTTCTGTCCGACGCCGAAGCGCGCGAGCAGAATGTCGGCGGCGAAGTGCTGGCGGAGGTGTTCTGA
- the tnpC gene encoding IS66 family transposase — translation MEDALAAARDEVKRLNDILDQFKRHRFGQSAERLDPDQYQLVLEELEAALSRAEAGLEALIDQADATGETKRRRRNNRGALPAHLERIEQVVDIEDKQCACCGNDLHVIGEDVTERLDVVPTIFRVLVTRRPRYGCRGCDEGGVTQAPAPSFIVDQGLPTDALVAQVIVARYADHLPLYRQAQIYARQGIDLDRATLADWVGRVGWWLTPLRQHLLAELRSSVKLFADETRMPVLAPGTGKTKSGQLWAYARDDRPWGGLAPPAVVYMYAAGRGGMHPIDHLGDFAGVLQVDGYAGYNEIKRRNGVTLAFCLLHARRKFYDFREKEPVADEVLRRFSAIYKIEATLRDTSPEARFEGRQLILKPLFDNLRDYLSKNLGRFSAKGKMAEAINYMLNHWQQLTYCLLDGRVELDTNTVERSIRPIALSRRNSLFAGSDAGADNWAVLASLLETCKLSDVDPLAWLTATLTKLANGHSNKDLDSLMPWHFPKIAGRNAPS, via the coding sequence ATGGAGGACGCGCTCGCGGCCGCCCGCGATGAGGTCAAGCGCCTCAACGACATTCTCGACCAGTTCAAGCGCCACCGTTTCGGCCAGAGCGCCGAGCGGCTCGATCCCGACCAGTACCAGCTCGTGCTCGAAGAGCTCGAAGCTGCCTTGTCGCGCGCCGAGGCCGGGCTCGAAGCGCTGATCGACCAGGCTGACGCGACCGGCGAGACAAAGCGCCGCCGCCGCAACAACCGTGGAGCGCTGCCCGCCCATCTCGAGCGTATCGAGCAGGTCGTCGACATCGAAGACAAGCAGTGTGCCTGCTGCGGCAACGATCTTCATGTCATCGGCGAGGACGTCACCGAGCGCCTCGACGTCGTGCCCACCATCTTCCGCGTGCTGGTCACCCGCCGTCCGCGCTATGGCTGCCGCGGCTGCGACGAGGGCGGCGTCACCCAGGCGCCGGCGCCAAGCTTCATCGTCGATCAGGGCCTGCCCACCGACGCGCTCGTCGCCCAGGTCATCGTCGCGCGCTACGCCGATCACCTTCCGCTTTACCGGCAAGCCCAGATCTACGCCCGCCAGGGGATCGATCTCGACCGGGCAACGCTCGCCGACTGGGTCGGGCGCGTCGGATGGTGGCTGACTCCGCTCAGGCAGCATCTGCTCGCCGAGCTGCGAAGTTCGGTGAAGCTGTTCGCCGACGAGACGCGCATGCCCGTGCTGGCGCCCGGGACCGGCAAGACCAAGAGCGGCCAGCTGTGGGCCTATGCCCGCGACGATCGGCCATGGGGCGGACTCGCGCCGCCCGCCGTCGTCTACATGTACGCCGCCGGCCGCGGCGGCATGCATCCGATCGACCATCTCGGCGACTTCGCCGGGGTGCTCCAGGTGGACGGCTATGCCGGCTACAATGAGATCAAGCGCCGCAATGGCGTCACCCTCGCATTCTGCCTGCTTCACGCGCGGCGCAAGTTCTACGATTTCCGCGAAAAGGAGCCCGTTGCCGACGAGGTGCTCCGTCGCTTCTCGGCGATCTACAAGATCGAGGCGACGCTCAGGGACACCTCGCCCGAGGCGCGGTTCGAAGGGCGGCAGCTGATACTGAAGCCGCTGTTCGATAACCTGCGCGACTATCTCTCGAAGAACCTCGGCCGGTTCAGCGCCAAGGGCAAGATGGCCGAAGCGATCAACTATATGCTCAACCACTGGCAGCAGCTCACCTATTGCCTGCTCGACGGCCGCGTCGAGCTCGATACCAACACGGTCGAAAGAAGCATCCGCCCGATTGCCCTGTCGCGCCGCAACTCGTTGTTCGCCGGCAGCGATGCCGGGGCAGACAATTGGGCGGTGCTCGCCAGCCTTCTCGAAACGTGCAAACTCTCGGACGTCGATCCGCTCGCCTGGCTCACCGCCACCCTCACCAAGCTTGCCAACGGTCATAGCAACAAGGACCTCGATTCCCTCATGCCCTGGCACTTCCCCAAGATCGCCGGGCGCAACGCCCCCTCTTAA
- the rpsN gene encoding 30S ribosomal protein S14 has protein sequence MAKLSSINKNERRKKLVKKYAGRYAKLKAIANDTTADDSDRLIARLKMAEIPRNGNPTRVRNRCELTGRPRAYYRKFRLCRVQLRDLANKGLIPGVTKSSW, from the coding sequence ATGGCGAAACTGAGTTCGATCAACAAGAACGAGCGCCGCAAGAAGCTGGTGAAGAAATATGCCGGCCGCTATGCGAAGCTCAAGGCGATCGCGAATGATACGACCGCTGATGACAGCGATCGGCTGATCGCGCGTCTGAAGATGGCGGAGATTCCCCGCAACGGCAACCCGACCCGCGTGCGTAACCGCTGCGAACTGACGGGCCGCCCCCGGGCTTATTACCGCAAATTCCGTCTCTGCCGCGTGCAGCTGCGTGATCTGGCCAACAAGGGCCTGATCCCCGGCGTCACCAAGTCGAGCTGGTAA
- the rplO gene encoding 50S ribosomal protein L15, with protein sequence MTKLNELNDNAGARKGRMRVGRGIGSGKGKTAGRGQKGAKARSGVSINGFEGGQMPLHMRLPKRGFNNIFAKDYAIVNLGAVQKAIDSGKLDAKAVIDHAALKAAALARGGKDGVRLLGKGELTAKVSFTVAGASKGAIEAVEKAGGKVEVIEIVSAAEKAKAKKGTAKAARKA encoded by the coding sequence ATGACGAAGCTCAACGAACTCAACGATAATGCCGGTGCCCGCAAGGGCCGGATGCGCGTCGGCCGTGGCATCGGTTCCGGCAAGGGCAAGACCGCCGGTCGCGGCCAGAAGGGCGCCAAGGCGCGTTCGGGCGTCAGCATCAATGGCTTCGAGGGCGGCCAGATGCCGCTCCACATGCGTCTGCCGAAGCGCGGCTTCAACAACATCTTCGCCAAGGATTACGCCATCGTGAACCTGGGCGCGGTGCAGAAGGCGATCGACAGCGGCAAGCTGGACGCCAAGGCCGTTATTGACCATGCGGCGCTCAAGGCTGCCGCCCTCGCTCGCGGCGGCAAGGACGGCGTTCGCCTGCTGGGCAAGGGCGAACTCACCGCGAAGGTCAGCTTCACCGTCGCGGGCGCGTCGAAGGGCGCGATCGAGGCCGTCGAGAAGGCCGGCGGCAAGGTCGAGGTGATCGAGATCGTGTCCGCCGCCGAAAAGGCGAAGGCCAAGAAGGGCACCGCCAAGGCCGCCCGGAAGGCGTAA
- the rplR gene encoding 50S ribosomal protein L18 has product MAKLSLFERRRRRVRTALKAVSGAKPRLSVHRSGRHIYAQVIDDAQGRTVAAASTLEKDVRGKTGANAEAAAEVGKRVAAAATAAGVTKVVFDRGGFLFHGRVKALADAAREGGLEF; this is encoded by the coding sequence ATGGCAAAGCTTTCCCTCTTCGAGCGGCGTCGCCGCCGCGTTCGCACCGCCCTCAAGGCGGTATCGGGTGCCAAGCCCCGCCTCAGCGTCCATCGTTCGGGCCGCCACATCTACGCGCAGGTCATCGACGATGCGCAGGGCCGCACGGTCGCTGCCGCGTCGACCCTGGAAAAGGATGTGCGTGGCAAGACCGGCGCCAATGCCGAAGCCGCCGCCGAAGTCGGCAAGCGCGTCGCGGCTGCCGCGACCGCTGCCGGCGTCACCAAGGTCGTGTTCGATCGCGGTGGCTTCCTGTTCCATGGCCGCGTCAAGGCGCTGGCCGATGCCGCCCGTGAAGGCGGGCTGGAGTTCTGA
- the rplE gene encoding 50S ribosomal protein L5, with protein sequence MADKYIPRSKALYDAEIAKALTAKFGYKNVMEVPRIEKITLNMGVGEATQDKKKVTSAAEEMELIAGQKPVITKAKKSIAQFKLREGMPIGAKVTLRRERMYEFLDRLINIALPRVRDFRGLNPKSFDGRGNYAFGIKEQIIFPEINYDRIDKVRGMDIIVTTTAKTDEEARELLRLFGFPFPQEEEKQAA encoded by the coding sequence ATGGCCGACAAATATATTCCGCGCTCGAAGGCGCTTTATGACGCCGAGATCGCCAAGGCTCTGACCGCCAAGTTCGGTTACAAGAACGTCATGGAAGTGCCCCGGATCGAGAAGATCACGCTCAACATGGGCGTGGGCGAAGCGACCCAGGACAAGAAGAAGGTCACTTCCGCCGCCGAGGAAATGGAGCTGATCGCGGGTCAGAAACCCGTCATCACCAAGGCGAAGAAGTCGATCGCGCAGTTCAAGCTGCGTGAAGGGATGCCGATCGGCGCCAAGGTCACGCTGCGCCGCGAGCGCATGTATGAATTCCTGGACCGGCTGATCAACATCGCCCTGCCCCGCGTGCGCGATTTCCGTGGTCTCAATCCGAAGAGCTTCGACGGCCGTGGCAACTATGCCTTCGGCATCAAGGAGCAGATCATCTTCCCGGAGATCAACTATGACCGCATCGACAAGGTGCGCGGCATGGACATCATCGTGACCACCACGGCGAAGACGGACGAGGAAGCGCGCGAACTGCTGCGTCTCTTCGGCTTCCCCTTCCCGCAGGAAGAAGAGAAGCAGGCGGCCTGA
- the rplN gene encoding 50S ribosomal protein L14, with protein sequence MIQMQSNLDVADNSGAKRVQCIKVLGGSKRRFAGVGDIIVVSVKEAQPRGKVKKGDVHRAVIVRTAKDVRRADGSVIRFDGNAAVLINKNEEPIGTRIFGPVVRELRAKKHMKIISLAPEVL encoded by the coding sequence ATGATCCAGATGCAATCCAATCTTGACGTCGCGGACAACAGCGGCGCCAAGCGCGTCCAGTGCATCAAGGTGCTGGGCGGGTCGAAGCGGCGCTTCGCGGGCGTGGGCGACATCATCGTCGTCTCCGTCAAGGAAGCCCAGCCGCGCGGCAAGGTGAAGAAGGGCGACGTGCACCGCGCCGTCATCGTCCGCACCGCCAAGGACGTGCGTCGCGCTGACGGCAGCGTGATTCGCTTCGACGGCAATGCCGCTGTGCTCATCAACAAGAACGAGGAGCCGATCGGCACCCGTATCTTCGGCCCGGTCGTTCGCGAACTGCGCGCCAAGAAGCACATGAAGATCATCTCGCTTGCCCCTGAGGTGCTGTAA
- the secY gene encoding preprotein translocase subunit SecY, whose amino-acid sequence MASRADQLASNLSLAKFSQATDLKKRLWFTLGALIVFRFLSFVPLPGIDPTALSQLYSQTSGGILDIFNTFSGGSLSRMSLIALGVMPYITASIVVQLAASLSPKLAAIKKEGESGRKKLNQYTRYGTVGLTAVQGYFIAVGLESFGAQSGVQAVVDPGMLFRVAAVVSLIGGTMFLMWLGEQITSRGIGNGVSLIIMAGIVAQLPVTLGNLFKSGREGSISGLLIMLIIVLALGLVLLICYMERAQRRVLIQYPKRQTRQGIMQADRSHLPLKVNTAGVIPPIFASSLLLLPLTISQFAGQTVAGESRLGDFVLTLNQYLSHGSPVYMALYGLGIVFFCFFYTAVVFNPEETADNLKRNGGFIPGIRPGKNTENYLDYVLTRITVIGAAYLAFICLVPEFAIARAGIPFYLGGTSLLIVVNVTVDTVTQIQSHLLAHQYGDLIKKAKLKGRMR is encoded by the coding sequence ATGGCATCGAGAGCCGACCAGCTCGCATCCAATCTCAGCCTGGCGAAGTTCAGCCAGGCGACCGACCTCAAGAAGCGCCTGTGGTTCACGCTCGGCGCGCTGATCGTCTTCCGGTTCCTCAGCTTCGTGCCGCTGCCGGGCATCGACCCGACCGCGCTGTCGCAGCTTTACAGCCAGACCAGCGGCGGCATCCTCGACATCTTCAACACCTTCTCGGGCGGTTCGCTTTCGCGCATGAGCCTCATCGCGCTGGGCGTCATGCCCTATATCACCGCGTCCATCGTGGTGCAGCTGGCCGCGTCCCTTTCGCCCAAGCTCGCGGCGATCAAGAAGGAAGGCGAAAGCGGGCGCAAGAAGCTCAACCAATATACCCGTTACGGCACGGTGGGCCTGACCGCCGTGCAGGGCTATTTCATCGCTGTGGGGCTTGAAAGCTTCGGTGCGCAGTCCGGGGTACAGGCGGTGGTCGATCCGGGGATGCTGTTCCGCGTCGCGGCGGTCGTTTCGCTGATCGGCGGCACCATGTTCCTGATGTGGCTGGGCGAACAGATCACATCGCGCGGCATCGGCAACGGCGTGTCGCTCATCATCATGGCGGGTATCGTCGCCCAGCTTCCGGTGACGCTCGGCAACCTGTTCAAATCGGGCCGCGAAGGCTCGATCTCCGGCTTGCTCATCATGCTCATCATCGTGCTGGCGCTGGGCCTCGTCCTGCTCATCTGCTATATGGAGCGCGCCCAGCGCCGGGTGCTGATCCAGTATCCCAAGCGCCAGACGCGTCAGGGCATCATGCAAGCGGACCGCAGCCATCTGCCGCTCAAGGTCAATACGGCGGGCGTCATCCCGCCGATCTTCGCCTCCTCGCTGCTGCTGCTGCCGCTCACCATCTCGCAATTCGCGGGACAGACCGTGGCGGGCGAAAGCAGGCTCGGCGATTTCGTGCTGACGCTGAACCAGTATCTGTCGCACGGCAGCCCGGTCTATATGGCGCTCTATGGCCTCGGCATCGTCTTCTTCTGCTTCTTCTACACCGCCGTGGTGTTCAATCCGGAAGAGACCGCCGACAACCTCAAGCGCAATGGCGGGTTCATCCCCGGCATCCGTCCGGGCAAGAACACCGAAAATTATCTCGATTATGTGTTGACGCGGATCACGGTGATCGGCGCGGCTTATCTGGCCTTCATCTGCCTGGTGCCGGAATTCGCGATCGCGCGGGCGGGCATCCCCTTCTATCTGGGGGGCACGAGCCTGCTGATCGTCGTCAATGTGACGGTCGACACGGTGACCCAGATCCAGAGCCATTTGCTCGCCCACCAATATGGCGACCTCATCAAGAAGGCCAAGCTCAAGGGCCGCATGCGCTGA
- the rplF gene encoding 50S ribosomal protein L6 gives MSRTGKRPVNVPAGVTASIADGQLSVKGPKGTLAIPLADEVTYSVEEGAIAVKPANDSKRARAFWGMQRTLVQNLVTGVTEGFSKKLLITGVGYRANAQGKTLKLQLGYSHDVDFPVPEGIEIKTPDNTTVEISGIDKQQVGQVAAEIRRWRKPEPYKGKGIKYDGEFIFRKEGKKK, from the coding sequence ATGAGCCGCACGGGCAAAAGGCCGGTCAACGTGCCGGCGGGCGTGACAGCGTCCATCGCTGACGGGCAGCTTTCGGTGAAGGGTCCCAAGGGCACCCTCGCCATTCCGCTGGCCGACGAAGTGACCTACAGCGTCGAGGAAGGCGCGATCGCGGTGAAGCCTGCCAATGACAGCAAGCGCGCCCGCGCTTTCTGGGGCATGCAGCGCACGCTGGTCCAGAACCTCGTCACCGGGGTGACCGAAGGCTTTTCGAAGAAGCTGCTGATCACCGGCGTCGGCTATCGCGCGAACGCGCAGGGCAAGACCCTGAAGCTGCAGCTCGGCTATTCGCATGACGTCGATTTCCCGGTGCCCGAAGGCATCGAGATCAAGACCCCGGATAACACCACGGTCGAGATCAGCGGTATCGACAAGCAGCAGGTCGGCCAGGTGGCTGCCGAGATCCGTCGCTGGCGTAAGCCCGAACCCTATAAGGGCAAGGGTATCAAGTACGACGGCGAGTTCATCTTCCGCAAGGAAGGGAAGAAGAAGTAA
- the rplX gene encoding 50S ribosomal protein L24 — protein sequence MSAAKIKKGDKVVVLAGKDKGRTGAVLQVLPKDDKVLVEGINVHARHRKPDQSNPQGGIERKPAPLHISNVAVADKDGKPTRVRFEERDGKKVRVAVKSGEVL from the coding sequence ATGAGCGCTGCCAAGATCAAGAAGGGCGACAAGGTCGTCGTCCTGGCTGGTAAGGACAAGGGCCGCACCGGCGCCGTGCTCCAGGTGCTTCCGAAGGACGACAAGGTCCTCGTCGAAGGCATCAACGTGCACGCCCGTCACCGCAAGCCCGATCAGTCGAACCCGCAGGGCGGCATCGAGCGCAAGCCCGCGCCGCTCCACATTTCGAACGTGGCGGTCGCCGACAAGGACGGCAAGCCGACCCGCGTCCGCTTCGAGGAACGCGACGGCAAGAAGGTTCGCGTCGCCGTCAAGTCCGGTGAGGTGCTGTAA
- the rpmD gene encoding 50S ribosomal protein L30: protein MAQGKKTIKIKQIGSPIRRPESQKKILIGLGLGKMHRVVELEDTAEVRGAIKKLPHMVEVVEG from the coding sequence ATGGCCCAAGGAAAGAAGACCATCAAGATCAAGCAGATCGGCTCGCCGATCCGTCGCCCCGAAAGTCAGAAGAAGATTCTGATCGGCCTGGGCCTTGGCAAGATGCACCGTGTAGTGGAACTGGAGGACACGGCGGAAGTCCGCGGTGCGATCAAGAAGCTGCCGCACATGGTGGAAGTGGTCGAAGGCTAA